The following coding sequences are from one Rutidosis leptorrhynchoides isolate AG116_Rl617_1_P2 chromosome 11, CSIRO_AGI_Rlap_v1, whole genome shotgun sequence window:
- the LOC139876302 gene encoding uncharacterized protein, with product MSIPPELYPSQDDLLYEEELLRNPFSLKLWWRYLIARTESPFKKRSIIYERALKALPGSYKLWLAYLRERLELVRNLPISHSQYQTLNNTFERALVTMHKMPRIWIMYLTSLTEQKLVTRTRRTFDRALCALPVTQHDRIWELYLVFVSQRGCPIETSLRVYRRYLKYDPGHIEDLIEFLLNSGLWQEAAERLAGVLNDDRFYSIKGKTKHRLWLELCDLLTQHATEISGLNVDAIIRGGIRKFTDEVGRLWTSLADYYIRRKLLEKARDVFEEGMTTVVTVRDFSVIFDAYSQFEESVLALKMEGMSDSEDEDGEKENGINEEDEEDVDDRLNVGKLEEKLKKFWLVDEKDVDLRIARLEHLMDRRPELANSVLLRQNPHNVEQWHRRVKIFEGNPTKQILTYTEAVRTIDPMKAVGKPHTLWVAFAKLYETHKDIVNARVIFDKAVQVNYKAVDNLASVWCEWAEMELRHKNFKGALELMRRATAEPSVEVKRRVAADGNEPVQIKLHKSLRLWTFYVDLEESLGTLESTRAVYERILDLRIATPQIIINYAMLLEDNKYFEDAFKVYERGVKIFKYPHVKDIWVTYLTKFVKRYGKSKLERSRELFEHAVEMAPADVVKPLYIQYAKLEEDYGLAKRAMRVYDQATKAVPPSEKLSMYEIYIARAAEIFGVPKTREIYEQAIVSDGLPEKDAMKMCIKYAELEKSLGEIDRARKIFVYASWLADPRSDGDFWVKWHDFEVNHGNEDTFRDMLRIKRSVSARHSQTHVMLPEYLMQKPTVGEALDQLKKAGVPEDEMAVLERQLAPSAPKDLTTNDTANRKFVGFVSGGAQLTEIASEKIQNNEEIELPEGSDDDVDDDEAVVAQKAVPDSVYGGLVRKRDEEVEKENENGGDGETRLGALERIKRMRQGN from the exons ATGTCAATCCCGCCCGAATTATATCCAAGTCAAGACGATCTTCTCTACGAAGAAGAGCTTCTCAGGAATCCATTCAGTCTCAAACTATGGTGGCGTTATCTGATCGCCCGAACCGAATCGCCGTTCAAAAAACGATCGATTATCTACGAACGAGCACTCAAAGCTCTCCCTGGCAGCTACAAATTATGGCTTGCTTATCTCCGCGAACGCCTCGAATTGGTACGTAATCTACCGATATCACATTCGCAGTATCAAACTTTGAATAATACATTTGAACGTGCCTTGGTTACTATGCATAAAATGCCTAGGATTTGGATAATGTATTTGACTAGTTTGACTGAGCAGAAGTTAGTTACTAGGACTCGTAGGACTTTCGATAGGGCGTTATGCGCGTTGCCGGTTACGCAACATGATAGGATTTGGGAGTTGTATTTGGTGTTTGTGAGTCAGAGAGGTTGTCCTATTGAGACTTCACTTAGGGTTTACAGGAGGTATTTGAAGTATGATCCTGGACATATTGAGGATTTGATTGAGTTTCTGTTGAATTCGGGGTTGTGGCAAGAGGCTGCGGAGAGGTTGGCAGGGGTTTTGAATGATGATAGGTTTTACTCGATTAAAGGGAAGACGAAACATAGGTTGTGGTTGGAACTTTGTGATTTGTTAACTCAACATGCTACGGAGATATCGGGGTTGAATGTTGATGCGATTATTAGAGGTGGGATTAGGAAGTTTACAGATGAGGTGGGACGGTTGTGGACTTCGTTAGCGGATTATTATATTAGGAGGAAGTTGTTGGAGAAAGCTAGAGATGTGTTTGAAGAAGGGATGACGACGGTGGTTACGGTAAGGGATTTTAGTGTGATTTTTGATGCGTATTCACAGTTTGAAGAAAGTGTGCTTGCTTTGAAGATGGAAGGGATGAGTGACAGTGAAGATGAAGATGGTGAAAAAGAGAATGGGATTaatgaggaagatgaagaagatgtAGATGATAGACTTAATGTGGGGAAATTAGAGGAGAAACTTAAGAAATTTTGGTTGGTTGACGAAAAGGATGTTGATTTGAGGATAGCGAGATTAGAGCATCTTATGGATAGGAGGCCCGAACTGGCTAATAGTGTTCTTCTTCGCCAAAACCCTCATAATGTAGAGCAATGGCACAGGAGAGTAAAGATATTTGAAGGCAATCCGACAAAGCAGATATTGACGTATACAGAGGCTGTAAGAACAATTGATCCAATGAAAGCTGTTGGAAAACCTCATACTTTATGGGTTGCATTTGCTAAGTTGTATGAAACTCATAAGGACATTGTTAATGCAAGAGTGATATTTGATAAGGCTGTTCAAGTTAACTATAAAGCTGTGGATAACTTGGCTAGTGTCTGGTGTGAATGGGCGGAAATGGAGCTTAGGCACAAAAATTTCAAGGGAGCACTTGAACTAATGAGGCGTGCTACAGCTGAACCCTCTGTGGAGGTAAAACGCAGAG TGGCTGCTGATGGCAATGAACCAGTACAAATCAAGTTGCACAAATCCCTACGACTATGGACTTTTTATGTGGATTTAGAGGAAAGTTTAGGAACTTTGGAATCTACACGTGCTGTTTATGAGAGAATCTTGGATCTTCGCATTGCCACTCCACAGATTATTATAAACTACGCAATGTTGTTAGAG GATAATAAGTACTTTGAGGATGCTTTTAAGGTGTATGAACGAGGGGTGAAGATCTTCAAATATCCACATGTGAAAGACATTTGGGTTACTTATcttacaaaatttgtcaaaagataTGGGAAGTCTAAACTAGAAAGGTCTAGAGAGCTATTTGAGCATGCTGTTGAGATG GCTCCTGCTGATGTTGTGAAGCCATTATATATACAATATGCAAAGTTAGAAGAAGATTATGGTCTAGCAAAGCGAGCCATGAGGGTTTATGACCAAGCAACAAAGGCGGTCCCACCTAGCGAGAAGTTAAGCATGTACGAAATCTACATAGCCCGTGCAGCTGAAATATTTGGAGTTCCTAAAACTAGGGAGATTTATGAACAGGCAATTGTTTCAGATGGTCTACCCGAAAAAGATGCAATGAAGATGTGCATTAAGTATGCGGAGCTTGAAAAGAGTCTGGGCGAAATTGACCGTGCTCGTAAAATCTTTGTTTACGCTTCGTGGCTTGCGGACCCTCGTTCTGATGGTGATTTTTGGGTTAAATGGCATGATTTTGAGGTTAATCATGGTAATGAGGATACGTTTCGCGATATGCTGAGGATTAAGAGGAGTGTTTCAGCAAGACATAGCCAG ACGCACGTCATGCTACCCGAGTATTTAATGCAGAAGCCTACAGTGGGTGAAGCCCTGGATCAATTAAAGAAAGCCGGTGTGCCCGAAGACGAAATGGCCGTTTTAGAACGTCAACTAGCACCTTCGGCCCCTAAAGACCTCACCACAAATGACACTGCCAATAGAAAGTTTGTTGGATTCGTAAGTGGTGGGGCTCAATTAACAGAAATTGCTTCTGAAAAGATCCAAAACAATGAAGAGATTGAACTTCCGGAAGGtagtgatgatgatgttgatgatgacgagGCTGTTGTTGCACAGAAAGCTGTACCCGATTCTGTATATGGAGGTCTTGTTAGAAAAAGAGACGAAGAAGTAGAAAAAGAGAACGAAAATGGAGGAGATGGCGAGACTCGTCTTGGTGCACTTGAAAGGATTAAAAGAATGCGTCAAGGTAACTAA
- the LOC139875349 gene encoding myosin-2-like has protein sequence MATLSTLELMLHQIQNQQNLESYSDLGRMPTLPQRPVSRARMPTRRVRNAILSFHLKEIGGKMNEEFFNADKYAFINVGLVLSKNEMKNSLEEKAEKSAILIQKCFRSYQARFRYLKIKEGIITLQSYVRGENARRKFQNSTRLTQMQIHQEFVWKPLRNKVATIIYLQSVVRSWLSRRHIEYTENATIENMRETNDDIHNENVKSEEHVMVSKSYIHDLEQQVLKTEAALQHKKHENSILELRIQQIDRKWELHKAKMHLKEKVWQDEYKSIQMNLASARERMSKEITRVPRSHAQCQENVKKKLTIRQILERQESDYGFRVDVMLNSRKAQEQEFRKLKSRFKAWKTEFKARLYDIKKTLDRFDHCRTERVHKSCLNILE, from the exons ATGGCTACTTTAAGCACCCTTGAACTCATGCTTCATCAAATTCAAAACCAACAAAATCTTGAATCATATAGCGATCTTGGAAGAATGCCAACGTTACCGCAACGCCCGGTTTCTAGAGCTCGAATGCCGACTAGAAGAGTTAGAAACGCGATTTTGTCATTTCACTTAAAGGAGATCGGTGGCAAGATGAATGAAGAGTTCTTTAATGCCGATAAATATGCATTTATTAATGTTGGCCTTGTTCTTAGTAAG AATGAGATGAAGAATTCACTAGAGGAAAAGGCAGAGAAGAGTGCAATATTAATACAAAAATGCTTTCGGTCATACCAAGCACGCTTTCGTTATCTCAAGATTAAGGAAGGGATTATTACACTTCAATCAT ATGTTCGTGGTGAAAATGCACGAAGAAAGTTCCAAAATTCGACCAGGCTAACACAGATGCAGATTCATCAAGAGTTTGTATGGAAGCCGCTGAGGAATAAAGTGGCAACAATCATATATTTGCAATCAG tgGTTCGAAGTTGGTTAAGCCGAAGACACATTGAATACACAGAAAACGCAACCATTGAGAATATGAGAGAAACGAACGACGACATACACAATGAGAATGTGAAAAGTGAG GAACATGTCATGGTGTCGAAATCTTACATTCATGATCTTGAACAACAAGTTTTAAAAACTGAGGCCGCCTTACAACACAAGAAACACGAAAACTCTATCTTGGAGCTCCGAATCCAACAAATCGATAGGAAATGGGAGTTACACAAGGCTAAGATGCATTTGAAGGAGAAAGTATGGCAAGATGAGTATAAATCTATTCAA atgaaCTTAGCTTCCGCTAGAGAAAGAATGTCAAAGGAAATTACACGTGTCCCTCGAAGCCATGCTCAATGTCAAGAAAACGTGAAAAAGAAGCTAACAATTCGACAGATTCTTGAGAGACAAGAAAGCGATTATGGTTTTCGTGTTGATGTCATGTTGAATTCAAGAAAAGCTCAAGAACAGGAGTTTCGAAAGTTGAAGAGTCGATTTAAGGCATGGAAAACAGAGTTTAAAGCTCGGTTATATGACATAAAAAAGACACTTGATAGATTTGATCATTGTAGAACAGAAAGAGTACATAAAAGTTGCTTAAATATACTTGAATAA